TCTCTATCCGTAGTTCTAAACAACTTATAAATTAAAACCTAATGATAACACACATCCCATTAATATTATGCAAATTGAAAAATGTTAAAAACTTTCATAATCAATTTGATAGACACACTACCAACATAAACATCTATGAAATTGACAATCCTTCATTTGTTTGCCCTTTCCCTCTCATATTTCTTCATCAATCCTACTTATTATAACTTATTTccaatctttctttcttctcattcctccCATCCGGAAAGAATCTATTTAAGAATGTCATCATCTTCATATTGTCACGATCATGACACTgctataataagaaaaaaaaaaaaaaaaaaaactgccaaAGTGGTACTAACCAAGAAGAATCATTTTCATTGTTCCTTAATTGTTTTTTCCTTCCTCATTTTTTCGAGTGATTATTCTCTACAATGAGTGAGACGGTGCAATGAGCGAGGCAATGCAATGAGCATCGGATAGTTGAAAGTATCCGAACACATATCTTGAGGTCCTCTCTATCATCTGATACTCATCTCACCATCACACTCACTATAGAAAATGTTTTTACCATGAAATATCCATCCCTCTTTTCCCTCACCTATAGGAATCATATGCCTAAGATTATGGGCCCAGAGAAATCCAGATAAGAGAGAATATTTGCAGAGATCTTTGCTAATCCCTAATAAAGATCAAGGCATTAGACTCCAACTTTGACTAAAATTGATCAcctggactctctctctctaactgattttttcttataatattgATCCTCTGCAACTAATCTGGGTGACCCATCCTCAAATTCAAATCGAAGTCAAGACCAATCTTGAACTTCAGAGATCAATCAAGGGCTTAGATTGCGCCACATGATTGCAAAATTGTAAATTTCTATGTCCATAGAAATATATAGGAGAACCCAGCGAGGGTATCCTGTATATTCCCTATTTCTTACCCAACCCAAATGCCTTCCATATTAATAACGAAACCAAAGGCTTCAGATATTCATCTCAGAGAACTCTTCACCTCTTCCATCATCCAAGGCAAATGCCGGCGGCGATGTCTGATACCGGTGACCATGGCCTCACGGCGGCACTGCTATCACCGTCGAAGAAACCCACCAATGAGAGGTTGAGTATTGACGATATGCTTCATAGATACACGGGTGAGTTTGGATCATGGCAACTCAGGCACTTCGTTCTCACAAGTTTGGCTTGGGCTTTGGAAGCTTTCCATACCATGGTCATGATTTTTGCAGACCGTGAACTTGCTTGGAGATGTGCTCCTGGTCAAGCAGGGGCGAGTTGTTCTCACTCGACACAGATGAGCATGTGTGGATTGGAACCCACATCGTGGGAATGGGTCGGTGGTTCTGGGAGCTCTACGGTTTCTGAATGGGGTCTCATCTGCGATAATAAGTACTTGGTGGGTTTGGTTCAATCTACTTTCTTCGCCGGATGTATGGTAGGTTAGTATACCTTCATCCAAcgatttatttcaatttcttcttaaattttttggaaattgaTTACAAATTTCTTTTCACCGATTCTCAGATTCTTGAGGGAAGGGTCTAATTATTGATattcttatttatgtttcttctccttttgtgtTCTTGTGAGTCCTGAAAACGTTTAACCTGTTTCAGTATATTCTAGACACTCAGAAACCTTTATTTAGTGTAGAAGAACATCATAATGGGTCTTTCATGGGTGTCTGAACTTGGAAATCCTGTGTCTGGTCCTACATGTTTTACCAAGTTAATCAGAGATTTGAGAGAAACTGATTCCAATTTTATTAAGACATTGAAGACCCATCTTAATCAAGATGATAAGCTTAGATTGGACTTTGTGGTGGGACCTGCGAGCATCTTGCTTTCTAGGAAGAAAACCCTTTAGAAATTTGATGGTGAATGGCGACTTTAGTGGTAGAGAAAATGCCCAAAAGAGTAGGAAATTAAGGGGAATGATGCAACCATACACGTCTCTGGAGATGGATGTTGGGTGGAACATGTGGTGATAGAAAAAGGGGTAAGAAATAGTGGGGTGAGTTGACTGACAAAGCAAGAGATAATGAACAGATCTGTGGTTTTTGTCTTCTCTTTGATTATGataattatatataataaaatgataataacagatgaatgaatgatggatataaccatgaaaaaaaatctttgactTAACTGCAAATTATGGTACCGAAAAAGAATCCTTTGTCTTGTAGCTTAGCTAGTTCATTAAATTTGGCCTTCTTTAAAACGGAAAATCCAACTGTGAACAGTAAATACTTATAAGAATCATATAATAAGATCTTGAGGGCAgatcattcccccccccccttccccacaccttccttttttttttttggatggaggTTAAGGCTGCTGGACTTTTGACTGCTCTGCTACGGTTGGCTTCTAATTGATTACAATGCTATCCAAAATCTacttacttttcagcactttatTGCaattaatttgatattttttttgtttttaccatGAAAGGAGTATCTTCCTTTAATTAATAAGATTGAAGGTAAGGGAAAAAAGAAGTCCCCTCCTTTTAGGGATCTCTCTGACTTAGGGTTTCAAGTTCAGAGGGAAAGCGACACTATTTCGCCTTGAACCCTCCCTTTGGAGCCTCCTTGCAATGTGTCCCTGACAGCTTCTCTGTTTCCTTTTCGGAAAAGATCCTATAAACTTTGCCTCATGAAGTTAGTGTGGTTCGAGGTGATGAATTTTCATTCCTCCATATTATTAAGTGGCGGCCTACCCCTTCTGCCTACTTCATCATGCTTGGCACGACTGTTCCTGAAGAAGCTAATGTTTTAGAGGGCTATAATATTTTTACAGCAAGACGGAATCATCGCATTAGGTTCTCCCCGTACTATTTGCGATCTACAGACTATTTAGTTTTCCACAGTTTCATTCTTGGTCTATATTGTTAGATTTGTTCTTTTTGTTGGTTCTGGTATGAATCTAAACTTTGTTTAGATAACATTGTGCAAGTAAACAAGGGTACTTCATTAATCTTTTAAACTATATGCGTGGTGAAGAGTAAACTTGCTTGAAGGTCAGGATACAGAATTGCCTAATAATATGATTGATACATTTGAAAACATTCCTTTCAGGTGCAGGAGTATTTGGTCATCTTTCAGATTCATTCCTCGGAAGGAAAGGTTCTCTAACAGTTGTTTGCATCATGAATGCTATTACTGGCAGTTTAACGGCATTTTCTCCCACCTACCAGGCCTACATTGCTCTACGTTTCCTAACTGGTTTCAGCACTGGTGGGGTGGGGCTTTGTGCCTTTGTACTTGCCACCGAACCTGTTGGCCCCTCTAAGCGTGGTGCAGTTGGAATGTCGACATTTTACTTCTTCTCATCAGGCATTGCAATTCTTTCAGGCATTGCATATATGTTTCGGTCGTGGCGTGTCCTCTATGTTGCTTCCTCTATTCCTTCCATCCTCTTTCTTGTAGCAGTCATCCCCTTCATTTCTGAATCCCCTCGGTGGTACCTCATTCGTGGAAAGATCAACAAAGCCATGAATGTCATGCGTAGCATTGCACAACGCAATGGAAAGCATCTTCCTGATGGAGTTATGCTAGCTCTAGATGAGGATATCAATGACAAAACCTCAAATGGTTTGCATAACAAAGAATCAACAACTGGAGTTCTGCTTGTTCTAGATGAGGATATCAATGAAAAAACCTCAAATGTTTTGCATGACAAGGAATCAACAACTGAGGCTGCTACAGGTTCCCTCTTTGATGTCATTCGATCGCCTGTTACTCGTATGCGCTTATTTCTAACAGTTGCCATCAACTTGTTGTGCTCTGTTGTCTACTATGGATTGAGCTTGAATGTCGTCAATCTTAAAACCAATCTTTATCTCAGTGTGTTCCTTAATGCTGTTGCAGAGATGCCAGCATTCATATTAACAGCAATTCTACTGGACAGGTTTGGAAGGAAACCATTGGCAATAGGGACATTGTGGTTTAGTGGATTGTTTTGTTTGGTGGGGAGTGTAGTTGGTAACCATGGTGTGTGGAGGGTAGTGCGGATGGTTTGTGGAGTTCTTGGTATATTTGGAATGGCTGGAACTTATAATTTGTTGTTTATGTACACAGCTGAACTGTTTCCAACTGTTGTTAGGAATGCAGCACTTGGGTGTGCATCTCAAGCTGCGCAAATGGGAGCAATATTTGCACCATTGGTGGTGGTTTTGGGTGGGGGATTACCATTTGCAGTATTTGGGGTGTGTGGAATTCTTGGTGGTTTGTTTGCTTTCTACCTGCCAGAGACTATGAACCAGCCACTGTATGACACCATGGCTGGATTAGAGGATGGAGCCAATAATGTATGCAGAAGGGCATGAAGTTGTTTTCTGATCATAGGTTAGATGTTTCTTACACCCTTTTTGTTGATCCCTTTTTGAGAGCCATGCAAAAGGAACAAACGTCAATACCATGTCCATGTGTAAGGTAGTCAATTATCTTCAACAGTGCCTTGTTTCTGATTTGAGATTTTCATCTTTGACAAACATGAATTGAAACTCAACCTTTGTAAGAACAATGCAAGCTTAAAAATTGTCACAGAATTTGGAGTAGTCTAACTGTGAACTGATGGATGATCTCTTCCTACTGCACTTTTAATTTGGGAGAGGTAAGGTGGGTGGCCATTACAAAAGAAAACCAGACTGGAGTGACTTGCCTATGGAGGAGATCCAAGTTCTATCTGCTGCAATAAGATGCTTCTTACCAATGGAGTCTACATAGAGGAGAGATTGGACATTCATTTCCAATTTCTATAGTAAAGTAATTCTCAATATAAATCCTTCTTCGTAATTTTTCAATACCTCTGGCCATTTGTTATGCTAATACTCCTTTATTATCGATTGGCCCTAGAATGCTGACCTCCACCGAATATCTTAAGCAGTCACAGCCTTAACTGCCTCGTtcaattgaatgaagaaatattGAAAAAGAGGCAATTGTTCTCACTGCCTAGAACTCATAATAACAGTAACTTTAATAATGGAAGAATGCTTTACTtcgaagagggaaaaaaaatgcttccCATGGATATTTTGAAGAGtgttcaaataaataaaatggattaTCCACAAACGGATAAAAGAATGGTGGTAAGAGATGGCTACAGAAGGTGAACATGAAACGAAAcctttctcccattttttcatttaagattaattataaaaagaaagaacCAATGTTCTACTTCTGAACAATGAACACGAATTACAAAGAAGAAACTGAAACTGTACAAAGGaattgaggaagaagagaagcacAAGGGAATCTCTTGTTTTGAAATGATTACCAACTCCCATGTTAAATGGAGTAGCTGTGAAATAAAACAGAATAATCATTCCAAAACAAATGGAGGGGTCAATAGTTCCAGGCCTCTCCCACATTCACTGGTCCCACATAGCCTGGAATACAGCAGGTCTGCTTTTCAGCCAATGTAGCATCTCCTTGTCCAGTGGGGACTTCTTAAGAACCGCATCAAGCATCGGACTACCAAAAACTCGTGGGGCACCCTCGAACGACCATATTTTGTCCTTGGGCCATGGTCTCTGGGGCTGTTTCTCCTGATAAAGGGAACACAAGAAATCTTATAAGCATCTCAACCTAGAGACGAAATGTTAACTTACAACCCCTCATCCCCCAGGAACCCAGTTGTAGGTTTAAATTGGCAGTCAAACAGAACTAATCTATCcaacaacccaacccaacccaacccaacctgacACTTTATTAGGCCCTGTAACCAATGCATAGGACCTATGAGAGGATCTAATTGTAGATACTGTCATAACCCAGAACAGGTACCATCTAGAATATAGGGGAAAATAAGTATGTGCTATACAGCTGAGCTGGAACACTAAATATAAAGTGTGGCCAATCAAAGGGCCCCTAATTTCTCCAACAATTACGAGGCCACATTATAAGCTATCCCACTAATAAATCTTTACGAGTTTAGCATGGTTCCACACCAGTCCCATGCCTTGACAACCCTTTTCGCTTTGTGTCTGACAACAGATTTCTTTCATGGAGGCTCAATTTTGTCCGGTACAAAGTATCATATACGCaaagaagagaacaaaaatAACAGCCAAAACACGGGTAGACATGATTTTGGAAAGAAAGACACTAACTAAGCAAACAAAAAGCACACGGACCACAGGTCCATGTTGCCACATATGAATGGTTAGCCACATTATATGCTTATCCCAATAACAAATCTTTACATGTTTAGCCGCATGCTGGTTCCACACCATTCCCATAACTTTGACAACCCTGGTTGCTGTGTGTTTTGTATAACATAAAGGTACTTCCATTTCAATTAAGGCAACAGAATCATATCACGTTTATCTATATGGAAGCACAGTTCTGTCCAATGCAAAGTGTCATACATGCAAAGAAGTGTAAAAATAACAGCCAAAACACAAGTAGGCAtgattttcaaaagaaaaatacaaacgAAAAAACACATGGACCACATGCCTATGTTGCCGCATGTGAATCGTTAGTAGCACCATAAATGGAGAAGTTAAGAGGCAGAACACCTTAATCCATCATTGATCCAATCTTGGCCACTAGTGGCAGTGTATGCAGACACTCTGCTGCATTGTTCACACAGAAACCTCTTGTCCtacatatatttttaatttgaaCATGATGTAACCATTTGGATTTTAAAATGTTATCATATATATAGTTAGTGGCTAGGACATCATCTACCCAGGCTAGTCCAACCAAGGCGAAATAGATCCAGTCTCACCCTCAGTTCTTTGTTGGGTGGTTTGCAACCCAAACCAATCATTAGCAGCCCCAGCCCATTGCAGATATATCACATTTCACTATTATTcatcattcccccccccccccaaaaaaaaggccATAACACCCCACCCTCccggaaaagaaaaagaaaaattagtgAGCAAGAACCAAAGGAACAGGAAAGATTCAGCATATGCTCTCACCATTATTGAAACCATAAATCTGAGGGTTTTCTGGCCATAAACACGTTGTCGCATTGATGGCCTCTGGGCCTTGGCATATAAGGAGGCAATGTCAGGCAAAAACAAACAACCCCTTCTTGCTCTCCCAAGCTGACAATCTGGATCAGCATTATTCTGAATATGCCAATAAATCAACTGCCCTAAACAATAATTCTCACCATACGTCTTGCGATACTCCTGGAAACCTGATCCCAATTTGTCAGTGTACTTGGGGCCCAAGTCAAGAGGGCTAATGTAAACAGGGGGAGATGTTAAAGTCTTATACTCCTGCATATGGAAAATTCTCCTTGATTAGAGGAAGGGCAAACTATAACCTAGCtcatcatatttatttattatatatactGAAAACTTTTGGCTGAAGAATTCCTACTCACCCGAActctaaaaaaacattttgtaTGAGCGTAAATGTGGATCAAGTCAGCAGCAGCATCATGCCGGCACTTATATGTACAAGGAAGATTCCGGACCTCATCCCTCAACCTTATAAGAGTGCAAACAAGAAAATAGTGAGAATGACAACTAGGGAAGATTGTAATATAACAGAAGCAGCAAAACACAACAGTTCACTACTTCACTCAGTTTACCATAATAAAGATTTTTTCAGTTCACTCCGGAGATCATCGGAACCAGATGGGTCATGCACATCAATCTTGGACTTGAGATCATTTAGCAAATTCTCTTCTACATGAGGAGCCATGCACTGAAGTAATTCTTCAACGAGTGATCCCTCCCCTTTCCAGAGGACAGAAACTACTTCCTCGGGACTTAGCTTCTCTAGTGGTGGTGGGGCTttctttgagtcaccaaataTGCTTCTCATTACATACCTGACCTGAAACATCAATTTCATGCAGAACAAACCAAATTCATCCACATAATAGATTGAAGCAATGAAACCAAGAAACCAGGGAAGTCTAAGTTCATAGCACTATAACGTGAGCAGGAAGACTATactcggggggggggggggggggggggagaaagtCAAGCACCTTGTCAAGAGTAACAGCCAAATTTTGAAGTCTTTGATTGTACACACCCTCAGCCTGCGGTAGTAATAAATTGAACATTCATAAGCTAACCATAAACCTAATTCTATGCATACAAGACCGTCATCATACATTATGTGCATCTAACATGTGTGCAATGCACCTGCACgtgcatgcacacacacacgcgcacgcacacacacacacacacacagagtcaGAGTAAACAACAGTTACCTGGACCTCGGCATCACTCTTCTCAGTATCTAAGCAAATATCTAGAAAGAATTTCCTCTTCTCCTCCAAATTATGCGTCAAAATCTCCTCAGGAAGTTTCGTTCTCTCAAAATTTATAAATCTCACCTTCACCCACATAAAAGTATTTCAGACACCAAACAGAGAAAGTTTATTCAAACATAGAGCAAGGAAGGCAGCAAAGACACCTACCAGACGAGCTGAATATGCAATCAGCCAATCAGGCAACCCATAAAGCAAACAAGCGCCTAAACCAGCTCTTCCCAAGTCCAAATAATCATCTTCAGAAACAAAATTCAATTCACATGCCTCTAACATCAACCGATGACGATCTAGCATTCCATGGGACTCTTTCAGTATCTGACAAACATGGAACTCcggttaaaaaggaaaaaaaaaaaaaaaacataattgaaAAAGGAACTGCAAACATAGAAAATGTTTTAGTACAAATAAATATGACtacaaaaagtaaaataaaagttaACAGTAAAACATTGGCCAGAGAAAAAAAGCAGTAACCATAAATAAGCCTGATTATGGTAGGGTCCACCAATGGTCCCcttcaaatttctttttctgtcGCTGTTCTTGTATCTTTCGCACCCTTAACAACTGAGGACACTTGATTGGTTCCTCTACTACGAATTTAATAATGAAAAAGTTTCCCTTATAGTTTGCACCTTTTGAAAAGCCCCTTCACCAGTCAAATTCAAATAGCTTCCCCTGCAGACTTGGCTGCCGCACAGACAAACAGAAGCTTCATACTCTTCCTTACTCTGAAGcagaaacaagtgaaatgaattACTACGTACTACTCTTTTAAATACATAGGACACCAAAAGACAGAAGATACACACCTCTGTTACAGAGTTATAATCAAATGTGATCTCCTCACCATAATTAATTGGTCGAACAGTGTAAACTCCAATTAGGTACCGACCATCTACTGCAGTAACTCTGTTCCCACAAAGTAGATGGGTAAGTACAACATTAGCAAATTAGAAATCAAGGTTTTTAATAGAATGAAAAAGATTCAGAATCCAAGTGACAAGATGTATCCTcagaataaaaataagagagcATTCTAAAAGCACATCTGCAAGtgatttatccaaaaaaaaaatagaaagacaaACACAAATTTGCTTGAGCAGAAAATCCCTATAGATACATCATTGTGACCTGCAGCAGAGTAAACACAACATGAATACCGCAGCAAATCTTTCACTATTATTTAGCACTGTGGCTAGAGAGTTTGGTACAGCCTTGGAGCTGGGGTCAATACTAAAATATTCAGATCACTGCATATATTATGCTTAAATGTGCTAAGAAATATAAATATGAACATACAGACAAAAAGATATTTGAAAAGAATCATTTAATTAAGTTACAATACAAGCAATTTCATTTTGTGCACTGCTCAAGAACTCAATTCCATAGAACTACACCGCAACATTCATGTAACCCAGGCAACTAATTTCATTCCTCGGCTGGTATAAGTAGATCCATTAAAGGTAATCAGGTAGTTAAACTGAGTTCAAAAGCTTCTAAAAAGCATTAATAGATATCATCCTGCTGCTAAGGaagctcatggaaagatttagagtttCCTAGAAGGATCTCcacatggtctttattgacctagaaaaagcctatgacagagtTCCCATAGAGTTAATCTGGCATGtactaaagaaaagaaaggtgtcaagcaaggttctaaaacaCAAGAACAGTCACGGGATCAGTCGAGGCTGATATCGTTCCGGATCGGTCTGGACTCTGGATTGGACCGTATAGGAGAGATCTAcccctattttttttaaatcagtttTTTTGCTATAATTTTACCCTTGGACCATACATGTGGATCGGGATCAGAAGGATCAGGATTGGGGATTGGTCAATGTCGATACTGATCATTCTATTCCGTATTTTAGAACTATGGTGTCGAATAAGTTTGTggaaacaattaaagatatgtatgagtgCGGTGACCAATGTCAATCGTGGGAaatcaaggtagtgaattctcAACCACAATTGGGTAATATCAAGAATCAACTTTAAGTCCTTACTTGTTCGCACTTATcgtggatgatttaaccagaaaCATTCAAAAGAAGTTTtcatggtgtatgctttttgctgatgatattgtgttggtggatgagacaaaaaaataaagattaaaacTTAGTTGGAGTTatagagatcaaccttggaattaagaggttttaagataagtagaccaagatggagtatatgataTGTGACTTTAGTGACACTAAGATGAATAACGAAGAGGTGAAAtttgagaagaaagagataccacaaagtgattattttcgATATCTGGGTTCAACTATAactaaagaaggtgatataaaggaagatgtttcatagagaattaaagtggggtgGATAAAATGGAGAGGTGTCCAGAGTGTTGTGTGTtcaacgtattcctttaaagcttactGTTGTAAGACCGGCTATAATGTATAGAAtcttgggtagttaagaagcgTCATATAGATAAATcaagtgtagcagagatgagaatgttgagatggatgtgtggcaaaactaggaaggagtAAGTatggaatgatcatattagagttgacttgggagttgccccgatacatgataagctccGAGAAAATCATCTGAGGTGGCATGGTGATGTTTTAcagaggccttgggatgcaccaGTACGGAAGAGTggtctgattcagattgaaggtaTTAAAAGAGCCCAAGGCAAATCTAAAATAACCCTAGGAGAattagtgaggaaagacatgcatagtttaggtcttgaccctagtatgaccttgaatagaaCTGTTTGGAGGGCTACCATTTAGaagggataaggctgagtttgttgtttgttgttgatgtttatcctgctgctggagcatttatattttatttgaactAGCTGCAACCTCTCCCCCAAAAACataggaaagagaagagaaatagatATCCTATTGATTGGGTTCACTTCTTACTTGGCATGTTCATCAATTTTCCTCCGTTCCTTGCAGAGCAAGAGATACTATGATGCAGTATCTAAGCACCAGTTGCAGCGTTGCAGCatcaggaagaagaagagctcCTGAAGCAAGGCAAGGCTTGCCACTATAGTTTTCTCCAGTTTTCCTAAGCCTGTGGTTCCAGATTCAGTCCACGAATCCAGAATCCTGGACAATGGAAGTCGTGGaggctttattattattattattattatttaaattaattatttctaCTTTCAGGCTGGATTAGGACTTACAAATTCTAGTCCTGTTTTCAGCCTTTCTTCTTTATCATCTGAAGTAATTGAGTCCGTTTACGACTCTCCAAATACAGCTTGCAATTGGGGAGTTGCCTAgtatgtttttgtttatttcctACCCTTTCGAGACCAAGACAGATTTATCTTATtttaaagatgatttttttctttttttctttttt
This Macadamia integrifolia cultivar HAES 741 chromosome 10, SCU_Mint_v3, whole genome shotgun sequence DNA region includes the following protein-coding sequences:
- the LOC122091585 gene encoding organic cation/carnitine transporter 4, translated to MPAAMSDTGDHGLTAALLSPSKKPTNERLSIDDMLHRYTGEFGSWQLRHFVLTSLAWALEAFHTMVMIFADRELAWRCAPGQAGASCSHSTQMSMCGLEPTSWEWVGGSGSSTVSEWGLICDNKYLVGLVQSTFFAGCMVGAGVFGHLSDSFLGRKGSLTVVCIMNAITGSLTAFSPTYQAYIALRFLTGFSTGGVGLCAFVLATEPVGPSKRGAVGMSTFYFFSSGIAILSGIAYMFRSWRVLYVASSIPSILFLVAVIPFISESPRWYLIRGKINKAMNVMRSIAQRNGKHLPDGVMLALDEDINDKTSNGLHNKESTTGVLLVLDEDINEKTSNVLHDKESTTEAATGSLFDVIRSPVTRMRLFLTVAINLLCSVVYYGLSLNVVNLKTNLYLSVFLNAVAEMPAFILTAILLDRFGRKPLAIGTLWFSGLFCLVGSVVGNHGVWRVVRMVCGVLGIFGMAGTYNLLFMYTAELFPTVVRNAALGCASQAAQMGAIFAPLVVVLGGGLPFAVFGVCGILGGLFAFYLPETMNQPLYDTMAGLEDGANNVCRRA